A genomic stretch from Helianthus annuus cultivar XRQ/B chromosome 1, HanXRQr2.0-SUNRISE, whole genome shotgun sequence includes:
- the LOC110873580 gene encoding uncharacterized protein LOC110873580 has protein sequence MSECDKPEIVERGTKEKEHEEGEDSGFLGKVKGFIEDIGEKIEETIGFGKPTADVSAIHIPKINLERADIIVDVLVTNPNPIPIPLIDINYLIESDGRKLISGLIPDAGTIHAHGSETVQIPLCLIYDDIKNTYADIQPGSVVPYKVKVDLIVDVPVFGRLTLPLEKNGEIPIPYKPDVDIEKIKFEKFSFEETVATLHLKLENKNDFDLGLNALDYEVWLCDVSIGCAELAKTENIKKNGITYLDIPITFRPKDCGSALWDMIRGKGTGYSMKGNIDVDTPFGGMKLPLDKESGTTKLKKEDDDDDDDEE, from the exons ATGTCTGAATGCGATAAACCAGAGATCGTGGAGCGAGGTACCAAGGAGAAAGAACATGAAGAAGGAGAAGACAGTGGATTTTTAGGGAAGGTAAAGGGTTTTATTGAAGATATTGGTGAAAAGATTGAAGAGACAATCGGATTCGGAAAGCCTACCGCTGATGTCAGTGCGATTCACATCCCCAAAATCAACCTTGAGCGGGCTGATATTATTGTAGACGTGCTTGTCACTAACCCAAACCCAATTCCCATCCCTCTTATCGACATCAATTACTTAATCGAAAGTGACGGAAGGAAACTCATTTCCGGATTGATTCCCGATGCTGGAACAATCCATGCACACGGTTCCGAAACTGTGCAAATACCACTTTGTTTAATATACGATGACATAAAGAACACTTATGCTGATATACAGCCTGGCAGCGTTGTACCTtacaaagtcaaagttgacttaaTTGTTGACGTGCCTGTTTTTGGAAGGCTAACTCTGCCTCTTGAGAAAAACGGCGAGATCCCAATACCTTACAAGCCTGACGTTGATATTGAGAAGATAAAGTTTGAAAAGTTTTCGTTCGAAGAGACTGTTGCAACTCTTCATTTGAAGTTGGAAAACAAGAATGATTTTGATTTGGGGCTCAATGCACTTGACTATGAGGTTTGGCTGTGTGATGTCAGCATTGGCTGTGCGGAGCTTGCGAAAACGGAGAATATTAAAAAGAATGGTATTACTTACCTTGATATTCCGATCACGTTTAGGCCTAAAGATTGTGGGTCTGCTTTATGGGACATGATTAGAGGAAAAGGCACTGGCTATTCGATGAAAGGGAATATTGATGTGGACACACCTTTTGGAGGGATGAAGCTGCCGCTTGATAAGGAAAGTGGTACCACTAAGCTTAAGAAGGAAGATGATGACGACGATGACGACGAG GAGTAG
- the LOC110928887 gene encoding transcription factor WER, which yields MAHEHKCCNKQKVRLGAWSTEEDETLFAYVINHDQVKWSFVPELTGLKRCGKSCRLRWINYLNPNIKHGNFTTEEISLIFSLQKSIGNKWAQIAKHMPGRTANEIKNFWNSKQKKKWLVSNNQPNEASSSSETIHHISILESFYQHPYPPTYTDNFQLNHGSNMHSLVDCSLNEEPPMNQLYTIPPYAPSSMASNNVPMMLTISHDHGFLNSSVSSIWMTPTSYAQNFPTGCHMHTNLITWIDDDQPNSSKPLEDQPYSSQPLEEVEEFDINEFFNFDLFEEDQMKFEASQYNNSHVI from the exons ATGGCACATGAGCATAAATGTTGTAATAAACAGAAAGTGAGGCTAGGTGCTTGGTCAACTGAAGAAGATGAAACACTTTTCGCTTACGTTATAAATCATGATCAAGTAAAATGGAGCTTCGTTCCAGAACTTACTG GACTTAAAAGATGCGGGAAGAGTTGCCGGTTGAGATGGATCAATTACTTGAATCCAAATATAAAGCATGGAAATTTCACCACTGAAGAAATTAGTCTTATATTTAGTCTCCAAAAATCAATTGGCAATAA gtggGCACAAATTGCAAAACATATGCCAGGTAGAACAGCTAATGAGATCAAAAACTTCTGGAACTCAAAGCAAAAGAAGAAGTGGTTGGTATCCAACAATCAACCTAATGAAGCATCTTCCTCATCtgaaaccatccatcatatctcCATTCTTGAATCATTTTATCAACATCCCTATCCCCCAACTTACACCGATAACTTTCAACTAAATCATGGATCAAACATGCATTCATTAGTTGATTGTAGTCTTAATGAAGAACCACCTATGAATCAACTCTACACAATACCTCCTTATGCTCCATCATCAATGGCATCAAATAATGTACCGATGATGTTGACCATCTCACATGATCATGGATTTTTGAACTCAAGTGTCTCAAGTATATGGATGACCCCAACAAGTTATGCTCAAAATTTTCCAACTGGGTGTCACATGCATACAAACTTGATTACTTGGATTGATGATGATCAACCTAATTCTTCTAAGCCTCTAGAGGATCAACCTTACTCTTCTCAACCTCTAGAGGAAGTTGAGGAATTTGATATCAACGAGTTCTTCAATTTTGATCTATTTGAGGAGGATCAAATGAAATTTGAAGCAAGTCAGTATAACAACAGTCATGTTATATGA